From Solanum stenotomum isolate F172 unplaced genomic scaffold, ASM1918654v1 scaffold3344, whole genome shotgun sequence, a single genomic window includes:
- the LOC125852284 gene encoding protein NLP7-like isoform X4, whose translation MPCQLDWCQLESNAWAFSSRKYKDELGYQRTIYPIMSAASVVSMFPTVKWRIQSVMEKMSTSNISLVQFWAPIKVNGSTFLSTTDQTFAFYKGIDKRLSSYRKLCLDTLIPIDDYTESLFGPIERVYTRCLPEYNPDVQSYSSAEFPLLKTAIRFGIHSYYAVPVFNNYDQQYRGVFEIVSTQPSLHLSHLITGSKIYSFQLYSICNSKDMLFGLLEPPVDDRLDEIKNGLYEILERDSLPFAQIWIPYSPSVSLKVLYRAAASIYEPSSSMYHEFEHVSEVCFIESGAALVGRAFASQGSCFCKDVTLLSISEYPLVLSARKVRFTQSFAICLQSKCADNSVYVVEYFLPPNKMSARDTRTFTNMLLSTTKERLPGFVVAPGKELGQRMLVEVVKVSPSDEFDSFEIGQSLPSVESLQDGGGTTEFGQRLLSVQSLQDVGETTEIDSFCQQSNNVVAAAALLVPSCSADKHDSLNCERTVEVDLLLPHPIEEAVTNSGKVNLDVAHDDHIEDTLEIMQLDSHFEQPNIEINSAGNAMTNNNKIHSHKKSTIQRIEKDYGITRKILEQHFGRTLQDAAKNLHGKFTNFSAFALVKQHSNEYVKNMKSLDGQITRLERLMSMLAKAYLFKVLNHMWSINNILLFPKKKAQIIWVTKYLLQ comes from the exons ATGCCTTGCCAACTGGACTGGTGTCAACTGGAGTCCAACGCCTGGGCATTTTCGAGCAGAAAATACAAAGATGAATTGGGGTACCAGCGAACCATTTACCCTATCATGT CTGCTGCTTCTGTTGTTTCCATGTTTCCAACTGTGAAATGGAGGATCCAATCTGTTATGGAGAAAATGTcgacttcaaatatttctctggTTCAATTCTGGGCACCCATCAAGGTCAATGGATCTACTTTCCTGTCCACTACGGATCAAACATTTGCTTTCTATAAGGGAATTGATAAGAGGCTCTCTTCATACAGGAAGCTCTGTCTAGATACTTTGATTCCAATTGACGACTACACCGAAAGTCTATTTGGCCCAATTGAACGAGTTTACACAAGATGCTTGCCAGAATATAACCCCGACGTCCAAAGCTACTCCTCTGCAGAATTTCCACTGCTCAAAACTGCAATTCGCTTCGGAATTCATTCTTATTATGCAGTTCCAGTGTTCAACAACTATGACCAGCAGTACCGTGGTGTATTTGAGATTGTATCTACACAACCATCTCTCCATCTTTCCCATCTTATTACG GGGTCGAAAATCtattcatttcagttgtataGCATTTGTAATTCAAAGGACATGCTTTTTGGACTTTTAGAG CCGCCTGTTGATGATAGACTTGATGAAATAAAGAATGGGTTATATGAGATCCTTGAAAGAGACAGTTTACCCTTTGCTCAAATTTGGATTCCTTATTCTCCATCTGTCTCTTTAAAAGTCTTGTATCGTGCTGCTGCCTCCATCTATGAACCTTCGAGTTCAATGTATCATGAGTTTGAACATGTTTCTGAGGTCTGTTTTATTGAGAGCGGTGCGGCATTGGTCGGGAGGGCATTTGCATCCCAAGGTTCATGCTTTTGCAAAGATGTTACTCTATTAAGCATCAGTGAGTACCCTTTGGTGCTTAGTGCACGAAAAGTTAGATTCACTCAGAGTTTTGCAATTTGTTTGCAAAGTAAATGCGCCGACAATAGCGTTTACGTAGTTGAGTACTTTCTGCCACCCAACAAAATGTCTGCTAGAGATACAAGGACTTTCACAAATATGCTTTTATCCACAACGAAAGAACGACTTCCAGGTTTCGTAGTTGCTCCTGGAAAAGAACTAGGGCAGAGGATGCTCGTTGAAGTTGTTAAAGTTTCCCCGAGTGATGAATTTGACTCCTTTGAAATTGGCCAATCTCTACCGAGTGTTGAATCACTTCAGGATGGAGGAGGAACAACAGAATTTGGCCAACGTCTGCTGAGTGTTCAATCTCTTCAGGATGTAGGAGAAACAACTGAAATTGATTCTTTCTGCCAACAGTCAAAtaatgttgttgctgctgctgcACTACTGGTTCCTTCTTGTTCAGCAGACAAGCATGACTCACTCAACTGTGAAAGGACAGTGGAAGTTGATCTGTTACTTCCACATCCAATAGAGGAAGCTGTGACAAACAGTGGAAAAGTTAACTTGGATGTAGCACATGATGACCACATTGAGGATACACTTGAAATAATGCAACTTGATTCACACTTTGAGCAACCAAATATAGAAATTAATTCTGCGGGAAATGCAATGACtaacaacaataaaatccatTCGCATAAGAAAAGCACAATACAAAGGATAGAAAAAGATTATGGGATTACTCGCAAGATCCTGGAGCAGCATTTTGGCAGGACTCTTCAAGATGCTGCCAAAAATCTACATGGTAAGTTCACTAACTTTAGCGCATTTGCG TTAGTCAAGCAACATTCAAACGAATATGTAAAGAATATGAAATCACTAGATGGCCAAATTACAAGACTAGAAAGGCTAATGTCCATGTTAGCCAAGGCGTATCTTTTCAAGGTGCTGAACCATAT